A stretch of Desulfobacter hydrogenophilus DNA encodes these proteins:
- a CDS encoding NAD(P)/FAD-dependent oxidoreductase: protein MTYDVIIVGGGPAGLFAAYHLVEHTSLKVLLIERGKQPQERKCPISKLQKCAQCSPCNILSGIGGAGLYSDGKLNFIPRLGKTDLTQFMPMPQAQALIDETEEIFTRFKMDAKVFPTNMEEAALIRKEAKRFGIDLLLIRQKHLGSDNLPGYITDIADYIQSKGLEIRTCENVIDIIEKDGVVQGVVSDKGSYHAHNVILAPGRIGANWVSSLALKHGIELNQRGIEVGVRVEVHNDIMDDLCNVIYDPTFFIRTHTYDDLTRTFCTNQGGFVALENYQDFVCVNGHAYSNKKSSNTNFAFLSKVVLTEPVTDNQAYGESIGRLASIIGGGKPILQRFGDLKRGRRSTWNRINKSYIEPTMTNVVCGDIAMALPERILSNLIEGLETLNLVVPGVSNDETLLYAPEIKFFATQIKTTPHLETKIKGMYVAGDGPGVAGNIVSAAATGLIPAKKIIASQQG from the coding sequence ATGACGTATGACGTAATTATCGTGGGTGGCGGACCCGCAGGGCTCTTTGCGGCCTATCATCTGGTGGAACATACCAGCCTCAAGGTATTGCTCATTGAACGGGGAAAACAGCCCCAGGAACGCAAATGCCCCATCAGCAAACTTCAAAAATGTGCCCAGTGCAGTCCGTGCAATATTCTGTCCGGCATTGGCGGAGCCGGCCTGTACTCGGACGGAAAACTTAATTTCATTCCAAGGCTTGGCAAAACCGATCTCACCCAGTTCATGCCCATGCCCCAGGCCCAGGCCCTGATTGATGAAACCGAAGAGATTTTTACCCGCTTTAAGATGGATGCCAAGGTATTTCCCACCAACATGGAAGAGGCCGCCCTCATCCGCAAGGAAGCCAAGCGGTTCGGCATTGATCTTCTGCTTATCCGGCAAAAGCATCTGGGCAGTGACAACCTGCCGGGCTACATCACGGACATAGCCGACTATATCCAGTCCAAAGGACTTGAGATACGAACCTGTGAGAATGTAATAGATATTATTGAAAAAGATGGGGTTGTCCAAGGGGTGGTATCTGACAAGGGCTCCTATCATGCCCATAATGTAATTCTGGCACCGGGCCGCATCGGGGCCAACTGGGTATCATCTTTGGCCCTTAAACATGGCATTGAATTAAACCAGCGGGGTATAGAGGTCGGTGTCCGGGTGGAGGTGCACAACGATATCATGGATGATCTGTGCAATGTGATCTATGACCCCACCTTTTTCATCCGCACCCACACCTATGATGACCTGACCCGGACATTCTGCACCAACCAGGGTGGTTTTGTGGCGTTGGAAAATTACCAGGATTTTGTCTGCGTCAATGGGCATGCCTATTCAAATAAAAAATCGAGCAATACCAATTTTGCCTTTCTGTCAAAGGTGGTGCTCACGGAACCGGTCACGGACAACCAGGCTTACGGGGAATCCATCGGGCGTCTGGCCAGCATCATCGGCGGAGGCAAACCCATTCTCCAGCGCTTCGGAGATCTGAAACGGGGCCGACGATCCACCTGGAACCGGATCAACAAAAGCTACATTGAACCGACGATGACCAATGTGGTATGCGGGGACATTGCCATGGCGTTGCCCGAGCGAATCCTGTCCAATCTGATCGAAGGGCTGGAGACCTTAAACCTGGTGGTACCCGGGGTGTCCAACGATGAAACCCTGCTCTATGCACCGGAGATCAAATTTTTTGCCACTCAAATTAAAACCACACCACACCTGGAGACCAAAATCAAGGGTATGTACGTGGCAGGAGATGGCCCGGGGGTGGCCGGCAATATCGTATCAGCAGCGGCCACCGGCCTGATTCCGGCAAAAAAAATTATTGCGTCACAACAGGGGTAG
- the queD gene encoding 6-carboxytetrahydropterin synthase QueD translates to MFELKVKTRFAGAHQLAMVGRKCENLHGHNWQVEVYVKGDQLNDAGVLADFGDIKRAVRAVVDEELDHQFLNELPAFEDNQPTSELIAVYIAGKVQAYLDKNLDEKVVVSRVMAWESDDACAIYYPTPVVTQ, encoded by the coding sequence ATGTTTGAATTAAAGGTTAAAACCCGGTTTGCCGGGGCGCACCAGCTTGCCATGGTGGGGCGAAAATGTGAAAACCTGCACGGCCACAACTGGCAGGTGGAAGTATATGTCAAGGGCGATCAATTGAACGACGCCGGGGTGCTGGCCGATTTCGGGGATATCAAACGGGCGGTCCGGGCTGTTGTGGACGAGGAACTGGACCACCAGTTTCTAAACGAACTGCCTGCCTTTGAAGACAACCAGCCCACGTCCGAACTGATTGCCGTCTATATTGCAGGCAAGGTCCAGGCATACCTGGACAAAAATCTGGATGAAAAAGTTGTGGTGTCCAGAGTTATGGCCTGGGAATCCGATGATGCCTGCGCAATTTATTATCCTACCCCTGTTGTGACGCAATAA
- the dnaJ gene encoding molecular chaperone DnaJ, whose translation MSEKRDYYEILGVQRDADKTTLKKSYRKLAIKFHPDKNPDNKEAENKFKEASEAYEVLSDDSKRQIYDQFGHQGLEGAGHSGPSGFEDIFSSFGDIFEDFFGFGGGRGGNRVRRGSDLRYDMTIDFMEAAFGTEKTISIPKMETCDACNGSGAAPGSSSETCSHCRGTGQYIQNQGFFKVKTTCPYCKGRGTIIPNPCPKCRGGGRMEINRKVQVKIPAGVDVGSKLRLTGEGEASSTPNGPSGDLYVVINVKPHKFFQRERTDIICAIDISFIQAALGAEITVPTLVGEKKLTIPAGTQYGDSFQFKGEGIASLRTGRRGDQIIKVIVKTPTKLNQKQKDLLEKFDKLDANKISNKLKNLFKNL comes from the coding sequence ATGAGTGAAAAACGAGATTACTATGAAATCCTTGGGGTCCAACGGGATGCAGATAAAACAACACTGAAAAAATCTTACAGAAAACTGGCCATCAAATTTCATCCGGACAAGAATCCGGATAATAAAGAGGCTGAAAACAAATTCAAAGAAGCGTCTGAAGCCTATGAAGTTCTGTCCGACGACAGCAAACGCCAGATTTATGATCAATTCGGCCACCAAGGCCTTGAAGGCGCTGGCCATTCTGGTCCCAGCGGATTTGAGGACATCTTTTCAAGTTTCGGAGATATTTTTGAAGATTTCTTCGGTTTTGGCGGCGGGCGTGGCGGTAACCGGGTCAGGCGAGGATCAGATTTACGCTATGACATGACCATAGATTTTATGGAGGCTGCCTTTGGTACGGAAAAAACCATCTCCATACCAAAGATGGAAACCTGTGACGCGTGTAACGGGTCCGGTGCCGCACCCGGTTCCTCTTCGGAAACCTGCTCCCACTGCCGGGGCACGGGGCAGTATATCCAGAACCAGGGTTTTTTTAAAGTCAAAACAACCTGTCCCTATTGCAAGGGCAGGGGGACAATTATTCCCAATCCCTGCCCCAAATGCCGGGGCGGCGGCCGTATGGAAATCAACCGCAAGGTCCAGGTCAAAATTCCTGCCGGTGTGGATGTAGGCTCAAAGCTGCGCCTTACCGGAGAGGGCGAGGCCTCCAGCACACCCAACGGTCCTTCAGGTGATCTGTACGTGGTCATTAATGTCAAACCCCACAAGTTTTTTCAGCGGGAGCGAACCGATATTATTTGCGCCATTGATATTTCTTTTATCCAGGCCGCCCTTGGTGCTGAGATTACCGTACCCACGCTGGTGGGAGAAAAGAAATTAACAATCCCTGCCGGGACGCAGTATGGAGACTCTTTCCAGTTCAAAGGAGAGGGTATCGCCTCTTTGAGAACCGGCCGAAGAGGAGATCAGATTATTAAAGTGATCGTTAAAACGCCTACCAAACTGAACCAGAAACAAAAGGATCTGCTTGAAAAGTTTGACAAGCTCGATGCAAATAAAATATCAAACAAGCTGAAAAATTTATTTAAAAACCTGTGA
- the ubiE gene encoding bifunctional demethylmenaquinone methyltransferase/2-methoxy-6-polyprenyl-1,4-benzoquinol methylase UbiE, whose protein sequence is MKQELDFVKEMFDKIAPKYDFLNRLLSMRQDVYWRKEMVKAAKLESGAAVLDAACGTCDVGLEVSRVLKGRTHITGLDFSFGMLALGKKKLNCPAGQAIALVNGDALNLPVKNQQFDAGFMAFGIRNIMNRIGAMKEFYRTLKPGGRIIILELTTPQKGLMRRLYLLYFQKILPLIGSFFSKHGNAYAYLPESVLRFPDPVSFASQMKAAGFKEIRYKEMTLGIVTLFVGIKL, encoded by the coding sequence ATGAAGCAAGAACTGGATTTTGTCAAAGAAATGTTTGACAAAATTGCACCCAAATATGATTTTTTAAACCGACTGCTCAGCATGCGACAGGATGTGTACTGGCGCAAGGAGATGGTCAAGGCTGCAAAACTGGAATCCGGTGCCGCAGTTTTAGATGCGGCCTGCGGAACCTGTGATGTAGGCCTTGAAGTCAGCCGAGTACTCAAGGGGCGGACACATATTACCGGACTGGATTTTTCCTTTGGCATGCTGGCCCTTGGCAAAAAAAAGCTGAACTGCCCGGCAGGCCAAGCCATTGCCCTTGTAAACGGTGATGCGTTGAACCTGCCCGTAAAAAATCAGCAGTTTGACGCCGGATTCATGGCTTTTGGCATCCGCAATATCATGAACCGCATCGGGGCCATGAAAGAATTTTACCGCACACTGAAACCGGGCGGCAGAATCATCATCCTGGAACTGACCACACCCCAAAAAGGACTGATGCGCCGGCTTTATCTTTTGTACTTTCAAAAAATATTGCCGTTAATCGGCTCTTTTTTTTCAAAACACGGCAATGCATACGCGTATCTGCCTGAATCCGTACTAAGATTTCCTGATCCTGTATCCTTTGCAAGCCAGATGAAGGCGGCAGGATTCAAGGAGATCCGGTACAAGGAGATGACACTGGGTATCGTAACCCTCTTTGTAGGCATAAAGCTGTAA
- a CDS encoding small multi-drug export protein, which produces MKKFLINTIEGRVLVIGFLLTALFLLFVTIGIVRGEPNAKVAFFVFLTHCVGSRAGGIGLCILNGFDPLTTIALNFYLECLIVCYTYAVFVLSTSGIFKAAWIKKAMGKLKEKAEEKKEKIERWGWLGIFAFVMAPLPVTGPVVGTIIGYMIRMRLFSNFSAAGLGTLTAIVAWCYGFDFLEHRFAMLQYVFGAICVIIIIPYLKPLKKFIDFLRHESDE; this is translated from the coding sequence ATGAAAAAATTTCTTATAAACACCATTGAAGGCCGGGTTCTTGTAATCGGTTTTTTGCTGACTGCCCTGTTTCTTCTTTTTGTTACCATCGGTATCGTCCGGGGTGAACCCAATGCAAAGGTCGCTTTTTTCGTGTTCCTAACCCACTGTGTAGGCAGCCGGGCCGGCGGCATTGGTCTATGCATCCTTAACGGATTTGACCCTCTTACCACCATTGCCTTAAATTTTTATTTAGAATGCCTGATTGTCTGCTATACCTATGCTGTCTTTGTCCTGAGCACCAGCGGTATATTCAAAGCGGCCTGGATCAAAAAAGCCATGGGCAAACTCAAAGAAAAGGCTGAGGAGAAAAAAGAAAAAATAGAACGTTGGGGCTGGCTCGGCATATTTGCCTTTGTGATGGCGCCCCTGCCTGTTACAGGCCCTGTGGTGGGCACCATCATCGGTTATATGATAAGGATGCGTCTGTTCAGCAATTTCAGTGCGGCAGGATTGGGCACCCTGACTGCCATCGTGGCCTGGTGCTATGGGTTTGATTTTCTTGAGCACCGGTTTGCAATGCTCCAGTATGTTTTTGGCGCCATCTGTGTAATCATCATCATCCCTTATCTGAAGCCATTAAAAAAATTCATTGATTTCCTGCGCCATGAAAGTGATGAATAA
- a CDS encoding phosphoenolpyruvate carboxylase — protein sequence MNTAFTQVKNALGKPYDDLHFLLTCFKEVLEENNQQKLVALLPWLNSTVPSDSDLTSNEYIHMMSMCFQLLNLVEVNGAVQSRRHKEDEDMAQVNGLWANQFQYLKSKGITESQILKVLPNVLVEPVLTAHPTEAKRTVVLQEYRELYLLLVKRENQMYTRIEQADIRQEIKQILHRLWHVGEIYIEKPRLASELDNILYYLTHIFPSVVMILDKRLRHAWKESGFDPTVLNDSDLLPVLSFGNWVGGDRDGHPLVTPEITQKTIEKLRIHAFYIIKNELKKLAQNLSIYHNISDVSQNFAARIKELRKKVGVNAEITLKEHAEEIFKAYVLILIQRIPIDLSREFNLELEDKQNSYKSSIDLIADLNLLHDELKKCGIGQVAHVEVGRMKRLLKIFGFHLAKLDIRQNSDYHEKALKQLVTASLGAKAAARIEKSQKTRRTFLDQELKINRPFLVHHKSIDREGQNVIGALQVVSDHVQRYSPNAFGKLIVSMTRNTEDLLTVYLFMREVGLIMKQDDRLGAVLPVVPLFETIEDLKRSPGIMDDYLGHPIVKNSLQMQSWTNPNAELIQDVMVGYSDSNKDGGILASSWLLHQAQKELTKTGEKHGVKIRFFHGTGGSISRGAGPSHWFIKTLPHGSINGKFRVTEQGETIERKYANLVNAAYNLELMVSSVTAQTVLHENTKGTREEIESLFNQLGDRGLHYYRQLISDPDFITFFSQATPIDVIESSKIGSRPTRRTAKRSMEDLRAIPWVFSWSQSRFNITSWYGVGSTLDELKNENPEAYKSLLHFVEYNPFVRYVMTNLDSSLASTDVRIMEKYASLVEEVTIRDRIMEMIKHELDLTRKMVADVLKRPINERRINHYYSTILRAEALNNLHDAQVELLQKWRKAKKTESSEENHYLFALLQCVNAIANALGATG from the coding sequence ATGAACACAGCCTTCACCCAAGTCAAAAATGCATTGGGCAAACCCTATGACGATCTTCATTTTCTATTAACTTGCTTTAAAGAAGTGTTGGAGGAAAATAATCAGCAAAAGCTGGTTGCTTTGCTTCCGTGGCTGAATTCTACAGTTCCGTCAGATTCGGACCTAACGAGCAATGAATACATCCATATGATGTCGATGTGTTTTCAGCTGTTAAATCTGGTGGAGGTGAATGGGGCTGTTCAAAGCCGTCGCCATAAAGAAGATGAGGACATGGCCCAGGTGAACGGACTGTGGGCGAATCAATTCCAATATTTAAAGTCTAAGGGTATCACCGAGTCCCAAATTCTAAAGGTATTGCCGAATGTTCTGGTCGAACCGGTTTTAACTGCACATCCGACAGAAGCCAAACGCACTGTGGTGTTACAGGAATACCGAGAGTTATACCTGTTGCTGGTTAAACGTGAAAACCAAATGTACACCCGAATTGAACAAGCGGATATTCGGCAGGAGATCAAACAGATCTTGCATCGTCTATGGCATGTCGGAGAAATCTATATTGAAAAGCCGCGATTGGCGTCGGAACTGGACAATATTCTGTACTATCTGACCCATATTTTTCCCAGCGTGGTTATGATTTTGGATAAACGGTTGCGTCACGCCTGGAAAGAATCCGGATTTGATCCGACGGTGCTTAATGACTCAGATTTACTTCCGGTGCTGTCCTTTGGAAACTGGGTTGGCGGAGACCGTGACGGGCACCCGCTGGTAACGCCGGAAATCACCCAAAAGACGATCGAAAAACTGCGTATTCATGCCTTTTATATCATTAAAAATGAATTGAAAAAGTTGGCGCAAAATCTGAGTATTTACCACAATATTTCGGACGTGAGCCAGAATTTTGCTGCGCGGATTAAAGAACTTCGAAAAAAGGTTGGCGTAAATGCCGAAATTACGCTTAAAGAACATGCCGAGGAGATCTTTAAAGCTTATGTATTGATTTTGATTCAAAGAATCCCGATTGATCTGAGCCGGGAGTTCAATCTTGAATTAGAAGATAAGCAGAATAGTTACAAAAGTTCCATTGATTTGATTGCTGACTTAAACTTGCTTCACGATGAGTTGAAAAAATGTGGCATCGGCCAGGTCGCCCATGTTGAGGTTGGGCGGATGAAACGACTGTTGAAAATCTTTGGTTTCCATTTAGCAAAGTTGGATATTCGCCAAAACAGTGATTATCATGAAAAGGCTTTAAAACAATTGGTTACCGCATCGCTCGGGGCAAAAGCCGCCGCGCGGATTGAAAAGTCGCAGAAGACCAGGCGCACTTTTTTGGATCAGGAACTGAAAATTAACCGTCCGTTTTTGGTGCACCATAAAAGCATCGATAGGGAAGGACAAAATGTAATTGGGGCCTTGCAAGTCGTTAGTGATCATGTTCAACGTTACAGCCCCAATGCTTTCGGAAAGCTTATCGTGAGTATGACCCGAAATACGGAAGATCTGCTCACAGTTTACCTGTTCATGCGCGAAGTTGGTTTAATTATGAAACAAGACGATCGATTGGGGGCGGTTCTCCCTGTTGTGCCGCTTTTTGAAACGATTGAAGACTTAAAGCGTAGCCCAGGCATTATGGACGATTACCTGGGCCATCCGATCGTAAAAAACAGTTTGCAGATGCAATCCTGGACAAATCCCAATGCCGAATTGATCCAGGACGTAATGGTCGGTTATTCCGATAGTAACAAGGACGGCGGCATCCTGGCCAGCTCCTGGCTTTTGCATCAGGCACAGAAAGAATTGACAAAAACAGGCGAAAAACACGGTGTAAAAATCCGTTTTTTCCACGGTACCGGGGGCAGTATCAGTCGTGGCGCGGGACCCAGTCATTGGTTCATCAAAACATTACCGCACGGATCAATCAATGGTAAGTTTCGTGTTACAGAACAAGGCGAGACGATTGAACGAAAATATGCCAACCTGGTGAATGCTGCATATAACCTGGAGCTGATGGTTTCAAGTGTTACGGCACAAACCGTGTTACACGAAAATACAAAAGGAACGCGCGAGGAAATTGAAAGCTTATTCAATCAGTTAGGTGATCGAGGACTTCATTATTACCGACAGCTTATTTCCGATCCTGATTTTATCACCTTTTTTTCCCAGGCAACACCCATTGATGTTATTGAATCGAGTAAAATCGGTTCTCGCCCGACACGTCGTACCGCTAAGCGCAGCATGGAAGACCTTCGGGCAATTCCCTGGGTGTTCAGTTGGTCTCAATCACGTTTCAATATTACCAGCTGGTACGGTGTTGGTTCTACTTTGGATGAGTTGAAAAATGAAAATCCGGAAGCGTACAAAAGTTTGCTTCATTTTGTTGAATACAATCCTTTTGTCCGTTATGTGATGACAAATCTGGATAGCAGCCTGGCATCGACTGATGTACGGATTATGGAGAAGTATGCTTCGTTGGTTGAAGAGGTGACGATTCGCGACCGAATCATGGAAATGATTAAACATGAGCTAGACTTAACACGTAAGATGGTGGCTGATGTGTTAAAACGACCAATTAACGAACGACGCATTAATCACTATTACTCAACCATACTCAGAGCCGAGGCGCTCAATAATCTGCACGATGCCCAAGTTGAATTGTTACAAAAATGGCGCAAAGCGAAAAAAACAGAATCAAGTGAAGAAAACCATTATCTATTTGCCCTGTTGCAGTGTGTTAATGCAATAGCCAACGCCCTCGGCGCAACAGGGTGA
- a CDS encoding J domain-containing protein, which produces MIKYNDIVKAKELLNLPERASMEEIKSNYRKLIMQWHPDKCPGNNETCNEMTKNLIAAYKTICLYCNQYKYSFTKKEVEQYRSPEDWWFDRFGNDPLWGNTKKS; this is translated from the coding sequence ATGATTAAATATAATGATATTGTTAAAGCCAAAGAACTGTTGAATCTGCCTGAGCGGGCATCAATGGAAGAAATTAAATCAAATTACAGAAAACTGATCATGCAGTGGCATCCGGACAAATGCCCCGGCAATAATGAAACATGCAATGAAATGACAAAAAACCTGATCGCTGCTTATAAGACAATTTGTCTTTACTGCAATCAATATAAATATTCTTTTACAAAAAAAGAGGTTGAACAATATCGATCGCCTGAAGACTGGTGGTTTGATAGATTTGGGAATGACCCGTTATGGGGAAATACCAAAAAATCTTAA
- a CDS encoding DUF6122 family protein → MPCAFQQITHYSLHLAFPGLIAWVFFKENWKKAWIIMLATMLVDLDHLVADPIFDPTRCSIGFHPLHSYYAISVYFLLFFLSRARTIKIVAVGLLFHMFTDYQDCLWMG, encoded by the coding sequence ATGCCGTGTGCTTTCCAACAGATAACTCACTACAGCTTACATCTGGCTTTTCCAGGACTGATTGCCTGGGTATTTTTTAAAGAAAATTGGAAAAAGGCATGGATAATAATGCTTGCTACGATGCTTGTAGATTTAGACCATTTAGTCGCTGACCCGATATTCGATCCGACAAGATGTAGTATAGGGTTCCATCCTCTACATTCTTACTATGCAATTTCTGTTTATTTTCTGCTCTTTTTCCTTTCCAGGGCAAGAACGATCAAAATAGTGGCGGTTGGGTTACTTTTTCACATGTTCACGGATTATCAAGATTGTCTTTGGATGGGGTAA
- the abc-f gene encoding ribosomal protection-like ABC-F family protein — MTVLVSVKELCKAYGDDTLFTDLSVDIKPGEKMGLIGMNGSGKSTLLKIICGLSIPDEGEVSIQPGQGIVYLAQEDEFDPDLSIEQVLFNSLSSLDLQEKERHRRVNRALGLSGFTNAAIKTKELSGGWRKRLAITRAFCQEPDLLLLDEPTNHLDIAGILWLEQILLTARFSFVAVSHDRAFLENVCSHTMEIARYYQGGVFKIQGNYPKFEQERDKYLEAQEKKQSSLASKMRREDQWLRQGAKARTTKAKYRIDQAEELRKELSEVKARNRQTARMDIDFSGTGRQTRKLLRVHNLTKGFKDKTLFSNITFELGPGFCLGIVGDNGSGKSTFLSLIEQSMEPDQGSVKWAENLKTCVYHQERTQLDPKMTLRDALNPAGGDSVNYKGRSIHVVSWAKRFLFMPDQLDMPVGRLSGGEKARIVLAEIMLQPCDLLLLDEPTNDLDILSLEVLETSIKEFEGAVIIVSHDRYLMDRVCHRMLYLDNTETPQFYRDFGQILKARTAREKSQQPMGEKIKKEATKPAPSKKRLFSFKDKYELEQIEEKIMDAEQRVKDFSEQVQHPDVIQNSALLADTCKKLEQAQSLVQKLYSRWEELEEKKAAADQS, encoded by the coding sequence ATGACAGTTTTAGTGTCCGTAAAAGAACTTTGCAAAGCATATGGTGATGATACCTTATTCACGGATTTAAGCGTCGATATAAAACCCGGGGAAAAGATGGGTCTGATCGGGATGAACGGGTCCGGCAAATCCACCCTTTTAAAAATTATCTGTGGTTTGAGCATCCCGGACGAAGGAGAGGTTAGTATCCAGCCCGGCCAAGGCATAGTCTATCTTGCCCAGGAAGATGAATTTGACCCAGACCTTTCCATTGAGCAGGTTTTGTTTAACAGTCTGTCATCCCTGGATCTGCAGGAAAAAGAACGCCACCGCAGGGTAAACCGGGCCTTGGGCCTAAGTGGATTTACCAATGCAGCCATAAAGACAAAAGAGCTGTCAGGCGGCTGGCGCAAGCGACTTGCCATTACCCGGGCTTTTTGCCAGGAACCGGACCTGCTTTTGCTGGATGAGCCCACCAACCATCTGGATATTGCCGGCATTTTATGGCTTGAACAGATACTTTTGACAGCCCGGTTTTCTTTTGTGGCCGTCTCCCATGACCGGGCATTTCTTGAAAACGTATGTTCCCACACCATGGAAATTGCCCGGTACTACCAGGGCGGGGTTTTCAAAATCCAGGGTAATTATCCCAAATTTGAACAGGAGCGCGACAAATACCTGGAGGCCCAGGAGAAAAAACAATCCTCCCTGGCATCAAAAATGCGCAGGGAAGACCAATGGCTGCGCCAGGGAGCCAAGGCCAGAACCACCAAGGCCAAATACAGGATAGACCAGGCAGAGGAACTGCGCAAAGAACTGTCCGAAGTTAAGGCCCGAAACCGGCAGACCGCCCGGATGGACATTGATTTTTCCGGCACAGGACGCCAGACCAGAAAACTGCTAAGGGTGCATAACCTGACCAAAGGGTTTAAAGACAAAACGCTGTTTTCCAACATTACCTTTGAACTGGGGCCGGGTTTCTGTCTGGGCATCGTCGGAGATAACGGATCCGGCAAATCCACTTTTTTATCCCTGATCGAACAAAGCATGGAACCGGACCAGGGATCTGTAAAATGGGCGGAAAACCTTAAAACATGCGTCTACCACCAGGAACGCACCCAGCTGGACCCGAAAATGACCCTGCGGGATGCGTTAAATCCGGCCGGCGGAGATTCCGTAAATTACAAAGGCCGGTCCATTCATGTGGTCTCCTGGGCCAAACGATTTCTTTTCATGCCTGACCAGCTGGACATGCCGGTGGGCCGGCTTTCCGGCGGGGAAAAGGCAAGAATCGTTCTGGCTGAAATAATGCTCCAGCCCTGTGATCTGCTGCTCTTGGACGAACCCACCAATGACCTTGACATCCTCTCCCTTGAGGTATTGGAAACCTCCATCAAAGAATTTGAAGGTGCAGTGATCATTGTCTCCCATGACCGGTATCTCATGGACCGGGTCTGCCACCGCATGCTCTATCTGGATAACACTGAAACGCCTCAGTTTTACAGAGATTTCGGCCAGATTCTCAAGGCACGGACTGCCCGGGAAAAATCCCAGCAGCCAATGGGTGAAAAAATCAAAAAAGAGGCGACCAAACCGGCCCCATCCAAAAAACGGTTATTTTCCTTTAAAGACAAATACGAATTGGAACAGATAGAAGAAAAAATTATGGATGCCGAACAACGTGTTAAAGACTTTTCCGAACAGGTCCAGCACCCTGACGTCATCCAGAACTCTGCCCTTTTAGCAGACACCTGTAAAAAACTTGAGCAGGCCCAGTCTCTGGTCCAAAAGCTTTATTCACGCTGGGAAGAACTGGAAGAAAAAAAAGCGGCGGCGGATCAAAGTTAG
- a CDS encoding AbrB family transcriptional regulator → MERYLLVIVVGTIGGLLAQRFNVPGGAVVGSMLFSGMTVLFLPKGIVLPSSVGTGIQIILGITLGVTVDRSLLTLGVKIMPMAILSTIILLTVAVCMAFLANKLGLVDFGTALFGFSPGGMTGMAILAQSENHNGSFVAFFHLVRIFTLFLVIPLLVKVVMYLQHKGIL, encoded by the coding sequence ATGGAAAGATACTTGCTGGTAATTGTGGTGGGGACGATTGGGGGCCTTTTGGCACAACGCTTTAATGTGCCTGGTGGTGCCGTTGTCGGATCCATGCTGTTCTCTGGGATGACGGTTCTGTTTTTACCCAAGGGGATTGTGCTGCCGTCATCTGTGGGTACAGGCATACAAATTATTTTGGGCATCACCCTTGGGGTCACTGTTGACCGGTCCCTTTTGACTTTGGGGGTCAAGATAATGCCCATGGCAATTTTGAGCACCATTATTCTTTTGACGGTGGCTGTGTGCATGGCGTTTCTTGCCAACAAGCTTGGGCTGGTGGATTTTGGTACGGCCCTGTTCGGCTTTTCTCCAGGGGGCATGACGGGCATGGCCATTTTAGCCCAATCCGAAAATCATAATGGTTCGTTCGTGGCATTTTTTCATTTGGTGAGAATATTCACGCTTTTTCTTGTCATTCCACTGCTCGTAAAGGTGGTGATGTATTTACAGCATAAGGGGATTCTCTAA